A window of Gossypium raimondii isolate GPD5lz chromosome 7, ASM2569854v1, whole genome shotgun sequence genomic DNA:
acatggagaaaggccatggagaagtcataacgtgAAGGGGTGAAGGTGGTGCATGCATTTTGtcaccataaatttgacatttatggcattttttggcataattaatgcaatccccttccatggttGACCAATAATaccgaatctcataatctatTTGGCCATTGTGAAGCCATTGGCATGCGTTCCACAGATACcttcatggacttcttccaaaattttcttagcCTCCACAGCATCTACGCATCTCAACAATACTTGATCATTTCCCCACTTGTACAAAACCTCCCCATCCAGGACATAATCAAGAGCCAGTCTCCCCAATGTCCTTTTGTCATTTTCTGTCGCATGGTCGGGGTATTCACAGCTCTTTACATATCGTAATATGTCTTGGTACCATTGATGGTCATCATTTTCCTCTTATTCAATACTGTAGCAATGAGCTGGGGTCTCATGAATGCTAATCTGAATAGGCTTTAAATCTTCTGGCTTGTTCACTTTGATCATAGAAGCTAGAGTGGGCAAagcatcagccatctggttttcttctcgtgggagataaaaaaatttaacactgTCAAACTCCTCAATCAATTCCAAAACCAATTTTCGATAGCGGACTAACTTTGGGTCTCTCGTTTTCCATTCCCTTTTGAGCTGGTATATTACTAATGTAGAGTCTCCGTATACCTTTAGTATATTAATTTTTCGCTCTATGGCTGCCCGGATGCCCATtatgcaagcttcatattcagCCATGTTATTGGTGCAATCGAAATCTAATTTACTggtaaaaggataatgatctccattAGGGGAcaccaggactgccccaattccattgccTACAGCATTCGAAGCTCCGTCAAAGTTTGACTTCCAATGATGACTTTCGTAGGAATCCTCTTCGGtggttgccacatacatcaagtcTTCATTCGGAAAATCAAAATTCAGAGGTTCGTAGTCTTCTAAAGCTCTGGTGGCTATAAATTCTGCTATCGCGCTCCCTTTGATAGCCTTCTGATTTACGTAGACTATATCAAATTCGAAGAGTAGAATCTGCCACCTAGTCATCCTCCCGTTCAACGccgttgactccatcatatactttagaGGATCTAACTTTGAAATTAGCTAGGTCGTATGATAGAGCATGTATTGCCTCAATCTTCGGGTGGTCCAGATCAGTGcgcaacataatttttcaataggcGAATACCTCATCTCACAGTCAGTAAATTTCTTACTAAGATAATAGATCACCTTCCCCTTCTTCCTCGTCTCATCATGTTGACCTAGCACACATCCCATGGAGTTGTCGAACACTGTTAAATACAGGATCAATGGTTTATCTGGCCTAGGCGGCGACAACACTGGAGTATTGGACAAATACTGTTTTATATTGTCAAAAGCCTCCTAGCATTCTTCATTCCACATATCTAGTTCGTGTTTCTTCAAAAGAcggaatatggggtcacatttgtCGGTCAGTTACAAGATGAACCgagtaatataatttaatcttccTAAGCAACCTCAAACTTCTTTTTGAGTACGTGGTGGAGGCAAATCTCGAATTGCCTTGACTTTTTCTGGGTCGATTTCAATCCCTTTTTCACTGACTACAAACCCCAGAAGTTTTTCTGACCTAGCTCCAAAGATACATTTGGCTGGATTGAGTTTGAGTtggaactttcttaatcttAAGAACAACTTTCTTAAGACTTGCACATGTTCTCTTTCCATCTGGAATTTTGCGATCATGTCGTCAACATATACTTCAAGCTCCTaatgcatcatatcatggaaaagggtcaccatggctctctgGTATGTGGCTCCCGCATTTTTcaacccaaatggcattactTTATAACAGAAAGTCCCCCATAGggttatgaatgtagttttcttcatatcttcaggatgcatcttaatttggttatatcccgaga
This region includes:
- the LOC105803523 gene encoding uncharacterized protein LOC105803523; this translates as MESTALNGRMTRWQILLFEFDIVYVNQKAIKGSAIAEFIATRALEDYEPLNFDFPNEDLMYVATTEEDSYESHHWKSNFDGASNAVGNGIGAVLVSPNGDHYPFTSKLDFDCTNNMAEYEACIMGIRAAIERKINILKMADALPTLASMIKVNKPEDLKPIQISIHETPAHCYKNDKRTLGRLALDYVLDGEVLYKWGNDQVLLRCVDAVEAKKILEEVHEGICGTHANGFTMAK